In a single window of the Flavivirga spongiicola genome:
- a CDS encoding helix-turn-helix domain-containing protein translates to MKVICIEKKAFYKIIDKVIDHVEKRCIAKNEQSKWVSGKEVMKLLNIKSRTTLQKLRDEGKIRFSQPQRRIILYDRYSIDNYLEQHAKEVF, encoded by the coding sequence ATGAAAGTAATCTGTATTGAAAAAAAAGCTTTTTACAAAATCATTGATAAAGTTATTGACCATGTTGAAAAGAGGTGTATTGCCAAAAATGAACAATCTAAATGGGTAAGTGGCAAAGAAGTCATGAAATTGCTCAATATTAAATCAAGAACAACTTTACAAAAATTACGTGATGAGGGAAAAATTCGTTTTTCCCAGCCACAAAGGAGAATTATTCTCTATGATCGTTACTCCATAGACAATTATCTAGAACAACATGCTAAAGAAGTTTTTTAG
- a CDS encoding aminotransferase class I/II-fold pyridoxal phosphate-dependent enzyme, translated as MRQNKTIQLFVLDDDVSSKLETNLKEALSSIQLEELKNLEIEVLGFATSEELISALESKKWRNVKAILIDWELRQPENEAEWQDVFGADLVDIIITKNPSIKIFGISAHDPQSSRNRNNLNFKRFRKHPNVKDDFIWKDKILKGGRDATSVLTRIFRDMLSDIETPFFDKFEKYVKRSSNSWHVPGHNRGEALKNSVYAKHFYDFFGERTFTADHDIPKTFGSIFAKGSAKNIIGVTQRKVANTFDTGQTFFVTNGNSSANNIILMSLLKPDDPVLVSRSCHKSIHYAMIMSGASPTYVKSLYSQKYEIMAPPSISDIEAEFKEKNKGYYKLLVVTGCSYEGFVMDIKRLKKLCDEYETELFVDEAWYGYSNFHPLFQPTSATRNGVQYVTQSAHKMLSALRQSAFIHVNANASLDMAFFKDIYNTFTSTSPQYQLIASMDVAAMQMRMEGFELISQALERAEMFREDFHDQSFEKIRIVGEMDLKQEFRSIGYDMEGEGIFLDPLKISFDISELEINAKDAFDYIRKNAQVDLIKHTKNCIQILFTIGTAFDRNKAATLITTLYSLEQDCIAGKLPKVPIEKRKETMVPKINNLGYKDKSPREFFYGKRTAKKINEASGLTSATLVTPYPPGIPLILPGETISDKHVEYLLEVIDLGHISIHGLENNKIYVVDE; from the coding sequence ATGCGGCAAAATAAGACCATACAGCTATTTGTTCTTGATGACGACGTATCATCAAAACTAGAAACTAATTTAAAAGAAGCCTTAAGTTCAATTCAATTAGAGGAACTAAAAAATCTTGAAATTGAGGTTCTTGGGTTTGCAACTTCGGAGGAATTGATTTCAGCTCTTGAATCCAAAAAATGGCGTAACGTTAAAGCTATTCTCATAGATTGGGAATTACGTCAGCCAGAAAATGAAGCCGAATGGCAAGATGTATTCGGTGCCGACTTAGTAGATATAATCATCACTAAAAACCCTTCAATAAAAATATTTGGGATATCTGCTCATGACCCTCAGTCATCACGAAATAGGAATAATCTTAACTTTAAAAGATTTAGAAAGCATCCTAACGTTAAGGACGACTTTATCTGGAAGGACAAGATACTTAAAGGCGGAAGAGACGCAACTTCCGTTTTAACTAGAATATTCAGAGATATGCTTAGCGATATTGAGACTCCTTTTTTTGATAAGTTTGAGAAATATGTAAAAAGATCTAGCAATAGTTGGCATGTACCAGGTCATAATCGTGGTGAAGCTTTGAAAAATTCTGTATATGCAAAACATTTCTATGACTTTTTTGGAGAAAGAACGTTCACAGCTGATCATGATATTCCTAAGACATTTGGATCAATTTTTGCCAAAGGTTCTGCTAAGAATATTATTGGTGTGACACAACGTAAGGTAGCAAATACATTTGATACAGGACAAACATTTTTTGTGACTAATGGTAACTCGTCTGCTAATAATATCATTCTAATGTCATTGTTAAAACCTGATGATCCTGTATTGGTGTCTAGAAGTTGTCATAAATCAATCCATTACGCTATGATTATGTCTGGAGCGTCTCCGACTTATGTGAAATCACTTTATTCTCAGAAATATGAAATCATGGCACCTCCTTCAATTTCTGATATTGAAGCTGAATTTAAAGAAAAAAATAAAGGCTATTATAAACTATTAGTTGTAACGGGATGTAGTTATGAGGGCTTTGTAATGGATATTAAAAGGTTAAAAAAGTTGTGTGACGAATATGAGACTGAGCTTTTTGTAGATGAAGCATGGTATGGGTATTCCAATTTTCATCCTCTTTTTCAACCCACTAGTGCAACAAGAAATGGAGTTCAATATGTGACACAAAGTGCTCATAAGATGTTATCGGCGCTTAGGCAGTCGGCATTTATTCATGTCAATGCTAATGCAAGCTTAGATATGGCTTTTTTTAAGGACATATACAATACATTTACTAGCACGTCACCGCAGTACCAATTAATTGCTTCAATGGATGTCGCAGCTATGCAAATGAGAATGGAAGGCTTTGAATTAATTAGTCAAGCCTTAGAGAGAGCAGAAATGTTTAGAGAAGACTTTCATGACCAATCTTTTGAGAAAATTAGAATTGTCGGTGAGATGGATTTAAAACAAGAATTCCGTTCGATAGGTTATGATATGGAGGGCGAAGGAATATTTCTCGACCCTCTTAAGATATCCTTTGATATTTCTGAATTGGAAATTAATGCTAAAGATGCGTTTGACTATATAAGAAAAAATGCTCAGGTAGATTTAATAAAACACACTAAAAACTGCATACAAATTCTTTTTACAATTGGTACAGCGTTCGATAGAAATAAAGCGGCGACACTTATTACCACTCTATATAGTCTAGAACAAGACTGTATCGCAGGTAAATTACCGAAAGTACCCATTGAAAAGAGGAAAGAAACCATGGTTCCAAAGATTAATAATCTAGGCTATAAAGATAAATCGCCAAGAGAGTTTTTTTACGGTAAAAGAACGGCAAAAAAAATCAACGAGGCTTCAGGTTTAACAAGTGCCACACTTGTAACACCTTATCCTCCCGGTATTCCATTAATACTTCCAGGTGAAACAATTTCCGACAAACATGTTGAATACCTGTTAGAAGTCATAGATTTGGGGCACATATCAATTCATGGATTAGAGAACAATAAGATTTATGTTGTGGATGAGTAG
- a CDS encoding Fic family protein, translating to MKYNWQQKDWTKFSYDISKLEERIYAFAEKSGRISGILKTMSKEAHVQTTIDILVTEAIKTSEIEGEYLSREDVTSSIRNNLGLNIKAEQVKDEEAKGMATLITDVQNSYAETLTKEKLFDWHKMVFPNVKNINIGTWRTHEEPMQVVSGRIDKPTVHFEAPPSNRVPLEMENFINWFNETSPSGGNPIKHAPIRSAISHLYFETIHPFEDGNGRVGRAIAEKALSQTVGYPLLLSLSVAIEAKRKNYYNALKFGQSSNEITAWLEYFIDVILQAQSNSEALIDFTLKKTKLFDIYQDQLNDRQLKTIMRMLQEGPKGFEGGMTAKKYMRITQTSKATATRDLQKLLELGVFKVQGDGRSTSYQIKF from the coding sequence ATGAAATATAATTGGCAACAAAAAGATTGGACAAAATTCAGCTATGATATAAGCAAGCTGGAGGAACGAATATATGCTTTTGCTGAAAAATCTGGACGTATTAGTGGGATTCTAAAAACAATGTCCAAAGAAGCCCATGTACAAACGACGATTGATATTCTAGTTACTGAAGCCATTAAAACATCTGAAATTGAGGGAGAATATCTAAGTCGAGAAGATGTTACCTCTTCTATACGAAATAATTTAGGGCTTAATATCAAGGCAGAACAGGTTAAGGATGAAGAAGCCAAAGGTATGGCGACATTGATAACAGATGTCCAAAATAGTTATGCTGAGACCTTAACTAAAGAAAAGCTATTCGATTGGCATAAAATGGTATTTCCCAATGTTAAAAATATTAATATTGGAACATGGCGTACCCACGAAGAACCCATGCAAGTGGTATCGGGTAGAATAGATAAACCAACGGTGCATTTTGAAGCACCTCCATCTAATAGAGTGCCTTTAGAAATGGAGAATTTTATCAATTGGTTTAATGAGACTTCTCCCAGTGGAGGTAATCCAATTAAGCATGCACCCATACGGTCAGCGATTTCTCATTTGTATTTTGAAACGATACACCCTTTTGAAGATGGGAACGGTCGAGTTGGGCGAGCTATAGCGGAAAAAGCATTATCTCAAACAGTTGGTTATCCACTACTTTTGAGTCTTTCTGTAGCTATAGAAGCTAAGAGAAAAAATTATTATAATGCTTTGAAATTTGGACAAAGTAGTAACGAAATTACAGCTTGGTTAGAATATTTTATTGATGTGATATTACAAGCACAAAGTAATTCAGAAGCTTTGATTGATTTTACATTAAAAAAGACAAAACTATTTGATATTTACCAAGATCAACTTAATGATAGGCAATTAAAAACTATAATGCGTATGTTGCAAGAAGGCCCAAAAGGCTTTGAAGGTGGTATGACTGCGAAAAAATATATGCGCATTACCCAAACATCTAAAGCTACTGCTACAAGAGATTTACAAAAACTGTTAGAGTTAGGTGTTTTTAAAGTTCAGGGGGATGGTCGAAGTACATCTTATCAAATCAAGTTTTAA
- a CDS encoding WD40 repeat domain-containing protein has product MKSYRYPGSKPFEAAQKDIFFGRKTNIEELYRRISLEPFTILFSKSGLGKSSLINAGLIPKIEKEKQFRPIYVRFLPKGSENLSPVEKTGLRVRAGKESVNTYLDNLIKDEKSLWHDLKECQITSINKLNSIDENEETNPVLIFDQFEEFFTYSLEDQLEFRKQLSEVLNTPTPQRYWDILGLYSDEDMPFKDDELALLQKNLNLRVLISIREDRLHHLAKMSDYLPTNSSNWYKLGPLDESSAKEAIELPAKIEGRFDSTTFKFSEKALKHILKFLNKGKTKQIESSQLQIICNSIEEKVIDSKIKIIQLEDVNDLDSIIGNYYEQRINAINDIEQRRKAVEIIEDELLFDDDEQQRRLAIFEGKLLQKINKNTIKALVDSHLLRSEPLEGGAFSYELSHDSLMAPILKAKARRKQKELTEKRLLELKKLNEEKEREKEENERLKRKNKRIKQLSFLLGIFLVASGWLYVELSKEKKAADDLNKKSLKQLNELKKVKQQTLIGFAEINANDATLSFRLAEKAYKDITKDSVILAKDDLERSENIIRSFYNVPNYLKFSNTYLNPNNEKITGIRVHEGKNILFAATENLSIQIHNLSSPSDSIQSFPSGHEDKINTISINKSGDFLLTSSLDGTVVLRNLKNNDTICIKHHAAVNTAFFDPDENFVITASDAPNGSRNGEVRIYNRKGLLLDKDTYRGNMVYADFVTQNKIVTKSKGKIVRFYHFVNGKLYEAGDNTHGNNELSPLAHLYEDKIVLCAYENGKIFLNNQFNVIDSNTVRIKNPLEFSLKVGNQKLKHATFSKEKNLVVATVGNDIFIYDILKSKRIHKIDNPHSSEIKRLKISNHGDYFLTSGDDQNVKLWDLEGNPLATLSGHINLTKMWFSKNDDFIITVSDKKIRQWPMKKKAATVYDSNQQAEILSLKYLNNEDNILATFQNGMASIYSLQNQDAKVQISEFGKPLLISNDSKNKVIGSIPIYNNTDPHFKDYFSIIRNNELMSFVFRNDSISLLNRCTLKDNQMFNSINFFAEGKQLVTSTNRGEALIWNSNLDKCMQIDKWSSKFPTIGIGESIIMEFNDNTFDNSTSLLSAITPNNHVEFYKIVKEDKLSSSSKYLFNQVGTLKSHSAKINLIKASRDQTLYLTASEDRTIHVYDFSNGFTDSIFLKLTGHSSGIKYANFSPDGRFIISCSKDNTIKIWSIEDGGKLILDLTEEGDNISIAELSKDNRSLLMGTNDGLIKIKPILLDISEIIKAIKKGEDFGQVGELTKKQKKRFFADFNE; this is encoded by the coding sequence TTGAAATCATATAGATATCCAGGTTCTAAACCATTTGAAGCAGCTCAGAAAGATATTTTTTTCGGGAGAAAAACTAACATTGAGGAATTATATCGGAGAATTTCATTAGAACCTTTTACAATATTATTCAGTAAATCGGGGCTTGGCAAAAGCTCATTAATTAATGCAGGATTAATCCCGAAAATTGAGAAAGAGAAACAATTTAGACCAATATACGTTAGGTTTCTACCAAAAGGTAGCGAGAACTTGAGCCCAGTTGAAAAAACAGGATTAAGAGTTAGAGCAGGTAAAGAAAGTGTAAATACCTATTTAGATAATCTTATTAAAGATGAAAAATCTTTGTGGCACGATTTAAAAGAGTGCCAGATAACATCAATTAATAAATTGAATAGCATTGATGAAAATGAAGAAACAAATCCTGTTCTAATATTTGATCAGTTTGAAGAATTCTTTACATATTCACTTGAGGACCAACTTGAATTTAGGAAACAGCTATCCGAGGTCTTAAATACACCAACACCACAAAGGTATTGGGATATTCTCGGTCTTTACTCGGATGAGGACATGCCATTTAAAGATGATGAATTGGCCTTGCTTCAGAAAAATTTAAACTTAAGAGTTCTTATCTCAATAAGAGAAGATCGGCTGCATCATTTAGCAAAAATGTCAGATTATTTACCAACGAATAGCAGCAATTGGTATAAACTTGGTCCTCTGGATGAGTCTTCTGCAAAAGAAGCGATTGAATTACCAGCCAAAATCGAAGGAAGGTTCGATAGTACTACCTTTAAGTTTAGTGAAAAAGCTTTAAAGCATATACTAAAATTTTTAAATAAAGGCAAAACTAAGCAAATTGAAAGCTCTCAACTTCAAATAATTTGTAATTCCATCGAAGAAAAGGTAATTGACTCAAAAATTAAAATAATTCAACTTGAGGATGTTAACGATCTTGATTCAATCATTGGAAATTATTATGAACAGAGAATAAATGCAATTAATGACATAGAACAGCGTAGAAAAGCGGTTGAAATTATTGAAGATGAATTATTGTTTGATGACGATGAGCAACAAAGAAGACTAGCCATTTTTGAGGGTAAACTTCTGCAAAAAATTAATAAAAACACTATTAAAGCACTTGTTGACAGTCATTTACTTAGATCTGAACCTTTAGAGGGAGGCGCGTTCTCTTATGAACTTAGCCATGACTCATTGATGGCCCCAATTCTTAAAGCAAAAGCTCGGCGAAAACAAAAAGAATTAACTGAAAAAAGACTTCTTGAGCTCAAAAAATTGAATGAAGAAAAGGAAAGGGAAAAGGAAGAAAACGAAAGGTTAAAAAGAAAAAATAAAAGAATAAAGCAATTGAGTTTCTTATTAGGTATTTTCTTAGTGGCTTCAGGTTGGCTTTATGTTGAATTGAGTAAAGAAAAAAAAGCTGCAGATGATTTGAATAAAAAGTCACTAAAGCAACTAAACGAACTTAAAAAAGTTAAGCAACAAACTCTAATTGGCTTTGCTGAAATAAACGCAAATGACGCTACATTGAGTTTTCGATTGGCTGAAAAAGCCTATAAAGATATCACGAAAGATAGCGTTATTCTTGCCAAAGATGACCTTGAAAGGTCTGAGAATATTATTCGTTCATTTTATAATGTGCCAAACTATTTAAAGTTCTCCAACACCTATCTTAATCCTAATAACGAAAAGATCACCGGTATAAGAGTTCATGAAGGTAAAAATATTCTATTTGCGGCAACTGAAAATTTAAGTATCCAAATACATAATCTTAGTTCTCCATCAGATTCAATTCAATCTTTTCCATCGGGACATGAGGATAAAATAAATACAATATCAATCAATAAATCAGGGGATTTTTTGCTTACTTCATCCTTAGACGGTACTGTCGTATTGCGAAATCTCAAGAACAATGATACAATATGTATAAAGCATCATGCTGCAGTCAATACAGCTTTTTTTGATCCAGATGAAAACTTTGTAATAACAGCATCAGATGCTCCAAATGGTAGTCGCAATGGAGAAGTCAGAATTTATAACAGAAAAGGACTTCTCCTTGACAAAGACACCTATAGAGGAAATATGGTTTACGCTGATTTTGTAACCCAAAACAAAATTGTCACTAAGTCTAAAGGAAAAATTGTACGTTTTTATCATTTTGTAAACGGCAAATTATATGAAGCGGGTGATAATACGCACGGAAACAATGAACTATCGCCATTGGCGCACCTGTATGAGGATAAAATTGTTTTGTGTGCTTACGAAAATGGTAAGATATTTTTGAATAACCAGTTCAATGTTATAGATTCAAATACAGTTAGGATCAAGAACCCACTAGAGTTCAGTCTAAAAGTAGGTAATCAAAAATTAAAACACGCTACATTTTCTAAAGAGAAAAACTTAGTTGTTGCAACAGTAGGTAATGACATATTCATTTATGATATATTGAAGAGTAAGAGAATTCATAAGATTGATAATCCCCATTCTTCGGAAATAAAACGTTTGAAAATCTCTAACCATGGAGATTATTTCTTAACATCTGGAGATGACCAAAACGTTAAACTCTGGGATCTCGAAGGTAATCCTCTTGCAACTCTATCAGGTCATATAAACCTCACTAAGATGTGGTTTTCCAAAAATGATGATTTCATAATTACAGTATCGGACAAAAAGATTCGCCAATGGCCTATGAAAAAGAAAGCTGCAACTGTTTATGATTCAAATCAACAAGCAGAGATACTGAGTTTGAAATATTTAAATAATGAAGATAATATTTTGGCAACTTTTCAAAATGGAATGGCCAGTATTTATTCATTACAGAATCAAGACGCCAAAGTCCAAATTTCTGAATTTGGTAAACCATTATTAATTTCAAATGACAGTAAAAATAAGGTTATTGGATCAATACCAATATACAATAATACGGATCCTCATTTTAAGGATTATTTCTCTATAATTAGAAATAACGAGTTGATGAGTTTTGTATTTAGGAACGATTCTATAAGTCTACTTAATAGGTGTACTTTAAAAGATAATCAAATGTTCAACTCCATTAATTTCTTTGCAGAAGGCAAACAATTAGTAACATCTACAAACAGAGGCGAAGCATTGATATGGAATAGTAACTTGGATAAGTGCATGCAAATTGATAAATGGTCCTCCAAGTTTCCAACTATAGGAATTGGGGAATCTATTATTATGGAATTTAATGATAATACTTTTGATAATAGTACAAGCCTACTTTCTGCAATAACACCTAATAACCATGTTGAATTTTACAAAATAGTTAAAGAAGATAAACTAAGTTCTAGCTCAAAATATTTATTCAATCAAGTTGGTACTCTGAAAAGTCATAGTGCCAAAATTAATTTAATAAAAGCTTCTAGAGATCAAACCTTATATTTAACTGCTTCAGAAGATAGAACGATTCATGTTTATGATTTCAGTAATGGTTTTACAGATTCAATATTCTTAAAATTAACAGGTCACTCTAGTGGTATAAAATATGCTAATTTTTCACCAGATGGAAGATTTATCATAAGTTGTTCCAAAGACAATACAATCAAAATATGGTCAATAGAAGATGGTGGTAAACTAATCCTAGATCTAACGGAAGAAGGAGATAATATTTCAATTGCAGAATTATCTAAAGATAATCGATCATTACTAATGGGAACGAATGATGGCTTAATTAAAATAAAACCAATATTATTGGACATAAGTGAGATTATAAAGGCTATTAAAAAAGGAGAAGACTTCGGGCAGGTCGGGGAACTAACTAAAAAACAGAAGAAAAGATTTTTTGCTGATTTTAATGAATAA
- a CDS encoding S8 family serine peptidase has protein sequence MDNFSQLRKAKERVWNKVQKDRCIKIAHIDTGYQPNHPGLPKFMTKGISFLKDENKGPAIDVTKDSFQEQDGHGTATMSILAGKKISINHNGISFNDELGAIPFAEIIPIRICDTVALIRSQNFVKAIDYAIDIGCEVVTMSMAGAPTNQWAQAINRAYEAGVTIVTAAGNSWNREFKKLLPKKTLYPARWERVISATGVTANHLPYVFKAQINTKTEGGETMQGNFGPKRVMDNSIAAYTPNTVWATMNQEKNNIFYRLDGGGTSSATPQIAAAAALWLSFHRQEIESNLDPSEKWKKVEAVKYALFKSADKSYEKYKKYYGQGILKANDSLDVFPDWNTLKRSKKARCSLNGILDLLGIMLRLKGNQNESEEMMYSTEILQLLHMEPNLHTYLDIDEDKTWSSEQKREIIEKLINSEKTSNSLKKRLNSIVEDLECLNLSNAYALLIGVGGHDIPVTVDDAKVLGELLKNSQKAAYKKENVKVLVNEEANRLNVLSSLEDIVEKVEAEDDATVIIYYSGHGGKIQNESSNDYYLLTHGANSLDRENTMVNGKEFSNLINKINAKKMLVMLDCCHASGMIDERPLLKLKSSDNDMVNSNVELLKRLKTGEGKVFITSCDDDEQSVILPEAKNSLFTEVVLEALEGYASNGEPYVSMIDLLYHVLREVPKRVEEYNHIQRPIINNIQKLSSDYFLCKSSTDISKAGKINEQVLSELVKSYNLTNAHKEIDISKISQSASSISSYNEAKKLISSIRKDISLNNVNKSISPLLKLSKSHFKSHFNGIIMLSGEYNDLLSRKQKGIIDDTNYRIWLAQIKHKVLTYLDMFENEPDTFDDF, from the coding sequence TTGGATAACTTTTCTCAATTAAGAAAAGCTAAAGAACGAGTTTGGAATAAGGTTCAGAAAGATAGATGTATAAAAATAGCTCATATTGATACTGGTTATCAACCGAATCATCCAGGTCTTCCAAAATTCATGACTAAAGGTATTAGCTTTTTAAAAGATGAAAACAAAGGACCAGCAATTGACGTTACAAAAGATTCTTTTCAAGAGCAGGATGGCCATGGCACAGCTACAATGTCAATTCTGGCAGGAAAGAAAATTTCAATAAATCATAATGGGATTTCATTTAATGACGAATTGGGCGCTATACCATTTGCTGAGATTATTCCTATACGAATTTGTGATACAGTTGCTTTAATTCGATCTCAAAATTTTGTGAAGGCAATAGATTATGCAATTGATATTGGTTGTGAGGTTGTTACAATGTCTATGGCGGGTGCTCCAACTAATCAATGGGCACAGGCCATAAATAGAGCCTATGAAGCTGGAGTAACTATAGTTACAGCGGCTGGCAATAGTTGGAATAGAGAATTTAAGAAGTTATTACCAAAAAAAACGTTATATCCAGCTCGTTGGGAAAGAGTAATATCTGCTACTGGAGTTACTGCGAATCATTTACCTTATGTCTTTAAGGCACAAATTAACACTAAGACGGAAGGAGGAGAAACTATGCAGGGTAATTTTGGACCAAAAAGGGTTATGGATAATTCAATAGCCGCTTATACTCCCAACACCGTTTGGGCTACTATGAACCAGGAGAAGAACAATATTTTTTATCGTTTAGACGGAGGAGGTACTTCATCTGCGACACCACAAATAGCAGCAGCAGCAGCATTATGGCTAAGTTTTCATAGACAGGAAATCGAATCAAATCTTGATCCATCTGAGAAATGGAAAAAGGTTGAAGCTGTAAAGTATGCTCTATTCAAGAGCGCTGATAAATCGTATGAAAAATATAAAAAATATTATGGTCAAGGCATTCTAAAAGCTAATGATTCATTAGATGTTTTCCCTGACTGGAATACATTGAAGAGATCTAAAAAAGCGAGATGTTCCTTAAATGGGATATTAGATTTATTGGGAATTATGTTACGGTTGAAAGGTAACCAAAATGAATCAGAGGAGATGATGTATTCTACCGAAATACTACAGCTTCTTCACATGGAACCAAATCTGCACACCTACCTTGATATTGATGAAGATAAGACATGGTCTTCAGAACAAAAGCGTGAGATAATTGAAAAACTCATAAATTCAGAAAAAACTTCTAATAGTCTTAAAAAACGCCTAAATTCAATAGTCGAAGATTTGGAATGTTTGAATCTATCAAATGCTTATGCCTTACTAATTGGTGTTGGTGGTCACGATATACCAGTAACAGTAGATGATGCCAAAGTCCTAGGTGAGTTGCTTAAGAATTCTCAGAAAGCTGCATATAAAAAGGAGAATGTCAAGGTATTGGTCAACGAAGAAGCCAATAGGTTAAATGTTTTATCCTCACTTGAGGATATAGTGGAGAAAGTAGAAGCTGAGGATGACGCTACAGTAATTATATATTATTCGGGACATGGAGGGAAGATTCAGAATGAATCATCCAATGACTACTACTTATTGACTCATGGAGCTAATTCTTTAGATAGAGAAAATACAATGGTTAATGGTAAAGAGTTTTCTAATCTAATCAACAAGATAAATGCAAAAAAAATGTTAGTGATGCTAGATTGCTGTCATGCTTCAGGTATGATTGATGAGAGACCTTTGCTGAAGCTTAAAAGTTCTGATAATGACATGGTAAATTCGAATGTTGAGCTTTTGAAAAGACTAAAGACTGGTGAAGGTAAAGTTTTTATTACATCATGTGATGATGATGAACAATCTGTAATATTACCGGAAGCTAAAAATAGTCTTTTTACAGAAGTAGTACTTGAAGCTTTAGAAGGTTATGCAAGTAATGGGGAGCCCTATGTGAGTATGATAGATTTATTATATCATGTTTTGCGAGAAGTCCCAAAACGAGTTGAAGAGTATAATCATATTCAAAGACCAATTATTAATAATATTCAAAAATTAAGTTCAGATTATTTCCTATGCAAATCAAGTACAGATATAAGTAAAGCAGGTAAAATAAATGAACAGGTATTATCTGAATTAGTTAAATCATACAATCTCACTAATGCTCATAAAGAAATTGATATTAGCAAGATATCACAGTCAGCCAGTTCTATTAGTTCTTATAATGAGGCCAAAAAGTTAATTTCATCCATAAGAAAGGACATCTCCTTAAATAATGTTAATAAATCTATTTCGCCATTGTTAAAATTGTCGAAATCTCACTTCAAATCTCACTTTAATGGAATAATAATGCTTTCAGGAGAGTATAATGATCTTCTAAGCCGCAAGCAAAAAGGTATTATCGATGATACGAATTATAGAATTTGGTTAGCTCAAATAAAGCATAAAGTGCTTACTTATTTAGATATGTTTGAAAATGAACCTGATACATTTGATGATTTTTGA
- a CDS encoding SIR2 family protein: MLGEYEWKSIIDGIKDERCVVCIGPELFLLGKEPVNKERSLSFSDYLSNYLESMEDELNIKVQENGWFHVNPGGNDGPAYQAVKEYYNKIINPTSRKLLEKIAQIKFHLFLSLTPDNHLDNAFEAHGFSYKSKEYVKNMPELESDYIPSIKEPLIYNLLGSLNERNSLVLTYDDFYDYFESIIKGNSMSRSIKNSILNSQYFLFIGMSFHQWFVHLFMRVLRQHKDERKTKFSTAGNLSDKDIHICTEQYQIQFVNSEISEFINQLHAKCKENGLLKKIKDPQEKKKQNSSKIESLQVLISRNNFDKVTDVLKESLKGIGKNGKELLIKLINQFSDYNKLKEHRQVGIISLEEERRGLKLIAYNYLELINEYEKLIENL, encoded by the coding sequence ATGCTAGGAGAATATGAATGGAAATCAATAATAGATGGGATAAAAGACGAGCGATGTGTCGTTTGTATTGGTCCAGAATTATTTTTGTTAGGAAAAGAACCTGTTAATAAAGAACGTTCTCTATCCTTTTCAGATTATTTGTCTAATTATCTTGAATCAATGGAAGATGAACTTAATATCAAGGTTCAAGAAAATGGCTGGTTCCATGTAAATCCAGGTGGTAATGACGGTCCAGCTTATCAAGCTGTAAAAGAGTATTATAACAAAATTATAAACCCTACTTCCAGAAAGCTACTTGAAAAAATTGCACAAATTAAATTTCATCTATTTCTGTCATTAACACCTGACAATCATCTTGACAATGCTTTTGAAGCCCATGGATTTTCTTACAAGTCTAAAGAGTATGTAAAGAATATGCCAGAATTAGAAAGTGATTATATCCCATCAATTAAAGAGCCTTTAATTTATAATTTACTTGGTTCATTAAATGAGCGTAATTCATTAGTACTCACCTACGATGATTTTTATGATTATTTTGAAAGTATTATTAAAGGCAATAGTATGTCTCGTTCAATTAAGAATAGCATCTTAAATTCACAGTATTTTTTGTTTATAGGAATGTCCTTTCATCAGTGGTTTGTTCATTTATTTATGAGAGTCCTTCGGCAACATAAGGACGAAAGAAAGACTAAATTTTCAACGGCTGGAAATCTATCCGATAAGGACATACATATTTGTACCGAGCAATACCAGATACAATTTGTTAATTCTGAAATTTCAGAATTTATCAATCAATTACATGCAAAATGTAAAGAAAATGGACTTCTCAAAAAAATTAAGGACCCCCAAGAGAAAAAGAAACAAAATTCATCGAAAATTGAAAGCTTACAAGTTTTAATTTCTAGAAATAATTTTGATAAAGTTACTGATGTGTTAAAAGAAAGCTTGAAAGGAATTGGTAAAAATGGCAAAGAACTTTTAATTAAATTGATAAATCAATTTAGTGATTACAATAAACTTAAAGAGCATAGACAAGTTGGAATTATTAGCCTAGAAGAAGAGCGACGTGGATTAAAGCTGATAGCTTATAATTATCTAGAATTAATAAATGAGTACGAAAAATTGATTGAAAATTTATAG